One Etheostoma cragini isolate CJK2018 chromosome 18, CSU_Ecrag_1.0, whole genome shotgun sequence DNA window includes the following coding sequences:
- the fdft1 gene encoding squalene synthase isoform X1 gives MAGVCCKCPVSLSVFKRSLSVTPRGCGTPRCLLPSWRLGERGLQEAARPCSALRPAGFYRQTTFFCLFCQESMSLSLRTCYLYLNQTSRSFAAVIQALDGELRHAVCIFYLVLRALDTVEDDMTIPLDKKVPMLNDFHTYLYQDGWCFTESQEKDRQVLSDFPTISLEFRNLAQQYRDVISDICHRMGAGMADFLEKKVGSMKEWDLYCHYVAGLVGIGLSQLFSASQLEDPEVGRDTELANSMGLFLQKTNIIRDYLEDMQEGRAFWPQEAWSQFAGRLEDLAQPEKLESALSCLNLLVTDALRHVPDVIAYLSRLRNQSVFNFCAIPQVMAIATLSTCYNNPMVFQRVVKIRKGQAVTLMMEATNMNAVQTIIAQYSQEILQKVSHTDPSRDKTLHVLALIREKSALSQSSLASRTHHLSPMYLSAAMLLAALSWQYLSTTAAQAQGTGDMQGQ, from the exons ATGGCTGGAGTATGCTGCAAGTGTCCAGTCTCTCTGTCCGTGTTCAAGCGCTCTCTCTCGGTAACGCCGCGCGGCTGCGGGACGCCTCGGTGCCTTCTACCGAGCTGGAGGCTGGGGGAGCGGGGCCTGCAGGAGGCTGCCCGTCCATGCAGTGCCCTCAGACCCGCAGGCTTTTACCGACAAACGAcgttcttttgtctcttttgccaGGAGTCCATGAGTTTGAGTCTGCGGACCTGCTATCTGTACCTGAACCAAACCAGCCGGAGTTTTGCAGCTGTGATACAAGCGTTGGACGGGGAGTTAAG GCATGCAGTTTGTATTTTCTACCTGGTGCTGCGAGCGCTGGACACAGTCGAGGACGACATGACTATCCCTCTGGACAAGAAGGTCCCCATGCTGAATGATTTCCACACCTACCTGTACCAGGATGGGTGGTGCTTCACAGAGAGCCAGGAGAAAGACCGACAGGTTCTGTCGGATTTCCCCACG ATATCACTGGAATTCAGAAACCTTGCTCAGCAGTACAGAGATGTCATCTCAGACATCTGCCACCGGATGGGAGCAGGAATGGCTGACTTCTTGGAAAAGAAAGTGGGATCCATGAAGGAGTGGGACCTG TATTGTCACTACGTGGCGGGTCTGGTGGGTATCGGTCTGTCTCAGCTGTTCTCTGCGTCCCAGCTGGAGGACCCCGAGGTGGGGCGGGACACTGAGCTGGCCAACTCCATGGGCCTGTTCCTCCAGAAGACTAACATCATCCGAGACTATCTAGAGGACATGCAAGAGGGACGTGCCTTCTGGCCACAAGAG GCTTGGAGTCAGTTTGCAGGTCGTCTGGAGGACTTGGCCCAGCCGGAGAAGCTGGAGTCGGCTCTCTCTTGTCTCAACCTGCTGGTCACCGATGCTCTGCGACACGTCCCGGATGTTATTGCCTACCTGTCCCGCCTGCGCAACCAGAGTGTCTTCAATTTCTGTGCCATTCCACAG GTGATGGCAATAGCTACACTGTCGACATGCTACAACAACCCCATGGTGTTCCAGAGAGTGGTGAAGATCAGAAAGGGACAAGCAGTCACACTCATGATGGAAGCCACCAACATGAATGCTGTGCAGACCATCATCGCCCAGTACAGCCAGGAG ATTTTACAGAAGGTCTCCCACACAGACCCGTCGCGGGACAAGACCCTGCACGTCTTGGCACTAATCCGAGAGAAGTCCGCCCTGTCACAGTCTAGCCTAGCGTCCAGGACCCACCACCTGTCGCCCATGTACCTGTCTGCTGCCATGTTGCTTGCCGCTCTCAGCTGGCAGTACCTCAGCACCACTGCAGCACAGGCACAGGGCACCGGGGACATGCAGGGACAGTGA
- the fdft1 gene encoding squalene synthase isoform X2, whose amino-acid sequence MDILKSLGHPEEIFNLFKFKMGGCKTVMPKLDYESMSLSLRTCYLYLNQTSRSFAAVIQALDGELRHAVCIFYLVLRALDTVEDDMTIPLDKKVPMLNDFHTYLYQDGWCFTESQEKDRQVLSDFPTISLEFRNLAQQYRDVISDICHRMGAGMADFLEKKVGSMKEWDLYCHYVAGLVGIGLSQLFSASQLEDPEVGRDTELANSMGLFLQKTNIIRDYLEDMQEGRAFWPQEAWSQFAGRLEDLAQPEKLESALSCLNLLVTDALRHVPDVIAYLSRLRNQSVFNFCAIPQVMAIATLSTCYNNPMVFQRVVKIRKGQAVTLMMEATNMNAVQTIIAQYSQEILQKVSHTDPSRDKTLHVLALIREKSALSQSSLASRTHHLSPMYLSAAMLLAALSWQYLSTTAAQAQGTGDMQGQ is encoded by the exons GAGTCCATGAGTTTGAGTCTGCGGACCTGCTATCTGTACCTGAACCAAACCAGCCGGAGTTTTGCAGCTGTGATACAAGCGTTGGACGGGGAGTTAAG GCATGCAGTTTGTATTTTCTACCTGGTGCTGCGAGCGCTGGACACAGTCGAGGACGACATGACTATCCCTCTGGACAAGAAGGTCCCCATGCTGAATGATTTCCACACCTACCTGTACCAGGATGGGTGGTGCTTCACAGAGAGCCAGGAGAAAGACCGACAGGTTCTGTCGGATTTCCCCACG ATATCACTGGAATTCAGAAACCTTGCTCAGCAGTACAGAGATGTCATCTCAGACATCTGCCACCGGATGGGAGCAGGAATGGCTGACTTCTTGGAAAAGAAAGTGGGATCCATGAAGGAGTGGGACCTG TATTGTCACTACGTGGCGGGTCTGGTGGGTATCGGTCTGTCTCAGCTGTTCTCTGCGTCCCAGCTGGAGGACCCCGAGGTGGGGCGGGACACTGAGCTGGCCAACTCCATGGGCCTGTTCCTCCAGAAGACTAACATCATCCGAGACTATCTAGAGGACATGCAAGAGGGACGTGCCTTCTGGCCACAAGAG GCTTGGAGTCAGTTTGCAGGTCGTCTGGAGGACTTGGCCCAGCCGGAGAAGCTGGAGTCGGCTCTCTCTTGTCTCAACCTGCTGGTCACCGATGCTCTGCGACACGTCCCGGATGTTATTGCCTACCTGTCCCGCCTGCGCAACCAGAGTGTCTTCAATTTCTGTGCCATTCCACAG GTGATGGCAATAGCTACACTGTCGACATGCTACAACAACCCCATGGTGTTCCAGAGAGTGGTGAAGATCAGAAAGGGACAAGCAGTCACACTCATGATGGAAGCCACCAACATGAATGCTGTGCAGACCATCATCGCCCAGTACAGCCAGGAG ATTTTACAGAAGGTCTCCCACACAGACCCGTCGCGGGACAAGACCCTGCACGTCTTGGCACTAATCCGAGAGAAGTCCGCCCTGTCACAGTCTAGCCTAGCGTCCAGGACCCACCACCTGTCGCCCATGTACCTGTCTGCTGCCATGTTGCTTGCCGCTCTCAGCTGGCAGTACCTCAGCACCACTGCAGCACAGGCACAGGGCACCGGGGACATGCAGGGACAGTGA